From Candidatus Eremiobacterota bacterium, one genomic window encodes:
- a CDS encoding DUF4349 domain-containing protein, translating to MNKTIIIALLVLVTLLAGCSQSKEYQPGAPAPPLQSEKKTAVSVQDEQAREMDKQKAGEGREEAGGRMIVYTVELSLEVKDVDAAFKTLDAMVKESKGYLVSSSVSRGDEKYRTARMAVRVPSGSLTPFVDKVSQVGEMLSQQKTGQDVTEEYVDSSARFTNMKLEEAKYQEMFKAAQSVDDMLKVRRELGRVRGDIEALEGRLKFLKSSADMATVNISLTQSRIEAPRSFWNFGKTAESAFTTLKYLVKFLADVVIFLVILIPFFVLALLFFRGLGILRGVLFPKKKKPDSSEQSKE from the coding sequence GTGAACAAGACAATTATCATTGCTCTTCTTGTGCTGGTGACTCTCCTCGCCGGCTGTTCCCAGTCGAAAGAATACCAGCCCGGCGCGCCGGCGCCGCCCTTGCAGTCCGAGAAAAAAACGGCCGTTTCCGTTCAGGATGAGCAGGCCCGGGAAATGGATAAGCAGAAAGCGGGAGAGGGCCGCGAAGAGGCCGGCGGGCGGATGATCGTCTATACCGTCGAGCTCTCCCTGGAAGTAAAAGATGTCGATGCGGCTTTCAAAACCCTTGATGCCATGGTGAAGGAGTCAAAAGGATATCTTGTCTCCTCCTCGGTGAGCAGGGGAGACGAAAAGTACAGGACGGCGCGCATGGCGGTAAGAGTTCCGTCGGGCAGCCTCACTCCCTTTGTGGACAAGGTCTCACAGGTGGGAGAGATGCTCTCCCAGCAGAAGACAGGCCAGGATGTCACGGAGGAATATGTTGACAGCTCGGCCCGCTTCACGAACATGAAGCTTGAAGAGGCGAAATACCAGGAGATGTTCAAGGCGGCGCAGTCCGTTGACGACATGCTCAAGGTAAGGCGTGAGCTCGGCCGAGTCCGCGGTGATATTGAAGCCCTTGAGGGAAGGCTCAAGTTTCTCAAGAGCAGCGCGGACATGGCCACCGTCAACATTTCTCTGACGCAGAGCCGCATTGAAGCGCCGCGCTCCTTCTGGAACTTCGGAAAGACCGCGGAAAGCGCTTTCACGACGCTGAAATACCTGGTGAAATTCCTTGCGGATGTCGTAATCTTTCTTGTCATTCTCATTCCATTTTTTGTGCTTGCCCTGCTGTTCTTCAGGGGGCTCGGGATATTAAGGGGGGTCCTGTTCCCGAAAAAGAAGAAGCCAGATTCCTCCGAGCAGTCAAAGGAGTGA
- a CDS encoding GMC family oxidoreductase, producing the protein MREERGFSMSEKRMECEYLVVGSGPGGATTAALLAGGGRDVLMAEEGGNYRLDSAEAYSLLEMDQKYRNSGLTPSFGKTKVTYIEGRCVGGGSEINAALCHLPMECTIEEWRKDFKIEEFSYGALEPHFREIDKDFTVSPIPYGLDAASRRIKEGAAALGWASDEVKRFWRYPENAGLENTGIRQSITETMVPKALASGCRLEADLWIEKLIMSGNRAVSAVGIEKSGDGRREKVRIDFKNVVVCGGPSQTPVLLQRSGIGGLVGKSFVLHPMVRMPARFNEEINECASYGVPVQQVVEFKPAMTLGCSVSTLPHLAMWMGEDVEDRMGRLREWRTMTLFYVLVKGNARGSVKNVPGFNEAFVSYPLNEKDLKQLGEGLYLLGKLLFTVGALEILSPVLGMRPFRKLEDLELLRQGLPHAKMTVSTIHIFSSCPMGEDRSRCVVDSFGKLHGYQNIWLNDASILPDATGVNPQATVMAVARRNALKMLG; encoded by the coding sequence ATGCGGGAAGAGCGTGGCTTCAGCATGAGTGAAAAGAGGATGGAGTGTGAATACCTGGTCGTCGGCTCGGGCCCGGGCGGTGCCACGACGGCTGCCCTCCTCGCCGGGGGAGGCCGGGACGTGCTGATGGCCGAGGAAGGGGGCAATTACCGCCTTGACTCGGCAGAGGCCTATTCCCTTCTCGAGATGGATCAGAAATACCGCAACAGCGGCCTCACCCCTTCCTTCGGCAAGACGAAGGTCACTTATATCGAGGGCCGCTGCGTGGGCGGAGGAAGCGAGATTAACGCCGCCCTCTGCCACCTTCCCATGGAATGCACCATTGAAGAGTGGCGGAAAGACTTCAAAATAGAAGAATTCTCCTACGGAGCCCTGGAGCCCCACTTCAGGGAGATTGACAAGGATTTTACCGTCTCGCCGATTCCCTACGGCCTGGATGCGGCATCGCGAAGGATCAAGGAAGGCGCCGCCGCCCTGGGGTGGGCCTCCGACGAGGTGAAGCGCTTCTGGCGTTACCCTGAGAATGCGGGCCTTGAAAATACCGGCATCCGCCAGTCCATCACCGAGACGATGGTCCCGAAGGCCCTGGCTTCAGGGTGCCGTCTTGAGGCCGACCTCTGGATAGAAAAGCTCATAATGTCGGGAAACCGGGCCGTCTCGGCAGTGGGAATAGAGAAGAGCGGTGACGGCCGAAGGGAGAAAGTGCGTATCGATTTCAAGAACGTGGTGGTCTGCGGGGGGCCTTCGCAGACTCCGGTGCTCCTCCAGAGGAGCGGCATCGGAGGCCTCGTGGGAAAGTCCTTTGTGCTTCACCCCATGGTGAGAATGCCCGCCCGCTTCAATGAAGAGATCAACGAGTGCGCCTCATACGGGGTGCCGGTGCAGCAGGTCGTGGAGTTCAAGCCCGCGATGACCCTTGGCTGCTCGGTGAGCACCCTTCCTCACCTTGCGATGTGGATGGGTGAAGACGTGGAGGACCGCATGGGCAGACTCAGGGAATGGCGCACCATGACCCTTTTTTATGTGCTGGTCAAAGGGAATGCGAGGGGCTCGGTGAAGAATGTGCCGGGATTCAACGAGGCCTTTGTGTCATATCCTCTCAATGAGAAAGATCTGAAACAGCTGGGAGAGGGTCTTTACCTTCTGGGCAAGCTTCTTTTCACGGTGGGCGCCCTGGAGATCCTGAGCCCTGTCCTTGGCATGCGGCCCTTCAGGAAGCTCGAGGACCTGGAACTTCTCAGGCAGGGCCTTCCCCACGCAAAAATGACGGTCTCGACCATCCATATCTTCAGCTCATGCCCCATGGGAGAAGACAGGAGCCGCTGCGTCGTAGACTCTTTCGGAAAGCTCCATGGCTATCAGAACATCTGGCTCAACGACGCGAGCATTCTCCCCGACGCCACGGGGGTGAACCCTCAGGCCACCGTGATGGCCGTAGCCAGGAGGAACGCTTTGAAAATGCTGGGCTAG
- a CDS encoding DUF885 domain-containing protein, with protein MSIDSTPQTLQIIAKDYYLWQAETFPVSSSYLGLHTWDDRLTNYSPGALSRQRSYLEATLDDVLSIKPEGWEKDDYIDWLLFRAQVEGAYYHDILLDESSTNPQVYVNECSNAIFSLLKKDYAPAAVRAKAAAKRMAAMPELIEQAKKNLTKPVKLFMKLAASSARALKPLFTESLMAIACDLPAEERRNLEEKRDKALEALKDFGEWLEGPLPGAQEFKPMGRDNYNFLLSHSLLLPYDADELISLAKAELVRARALESWLDDPGKANPDPSRSPRIPATQQEFLKVYESRQGEIIEHLKKKRLVTLPESLGSFYIRELPAPFRPTSPGGFMNPPGLYDSDTSGFYFIPSYSPDSPNFYIRAAIEEPRPILAHEGIPGHFLQISRAYAQANEIRKHHHDGVFVEGWALYTEEMLMRTGLYEHHSAGEGQVLRLSRYRAARIEVDVNLHTGTWSLDEAVEHFAAAGGLDREAAEGEAAGAATRPLQKITYTTGKYQLMGLLGRCRDKDGDTFRLGEFHDRLLSYGSLPVSILEWIMLDNRTLLDRALEKRTETEVLFRCEA; from the coding sequence ATGTCTATTGACAGCACACCGCAGACCCTGCAGATCATCGCAAAGGATTATTACCTCTGGCAGGCTGAGACATTCCCCGTTTCGTCGTCATACCTTGGCCTCCATACCTGGGATGACAGGCTTACAAACTATTCCCCCGGCGCTCTCTCGAGGCAGCGCTCCTATCTGGAGGCAACCCTTGACGATGTGCTCTCCATCAAGCCTGAGGGCTGGGAGAAGGATGACTATATCGACTGGCTCCTCTTCAGGGCGCAGGTGGAAGGGGCCTATTACCATGATATACTCCTCGATGAGTCCTCAACAAACCCGCAGGTCTATGTCAACGAGTGCTCCAATGCCATTTTTTCCCTGCTGAAAAAGGACTACGCCCCTGCGGCGGTCCGCGCGAAGGCTGCCGCGAAGCGTATGGCGGCCATGCCCGAGCTCATTGAGCAGGCGAAGAAGAACCTTACAAAGCCTGTGAAGCTCTTCATGAAGCTTGCCGCGTCTTCGGCCAGGGCTCTTAAGCCCCTTTTCACCGAGAGCCTCATGGCTATAGCCTGCGACCTGCCCGCCGAGGAGCGCAGGAACCTCGAGGAAAAAAGGGACAAGGCCCTTGAGGCCCTCAAGGACTTTGGCGAATGGCTGGAAGGGCCCCTTCCCGGCGCCCAGGAATTCAAGCCCATGGGAAGGGACAATTACAACTTTCTCCTCTCCCATTCCCTCCTTCTGCCCTACGATGCTGACGAGCTCATAAGCCTTGCGAAGGCCGAGCTCGTGAGGGCCCGGGCCCTTGAGTCGTGGCTCGACGACCCGGGGAAAGCCAACCCTGATCCATCGAGGAGCCCCAGGATTCCCGCCACGCAGCAGGAGTTTCTGAAGGTCTATGAGAGCCGCCAGGGAGAGATTATCGAGCACCTGAAGAAGAAAAGGCTTGTCACCCTTCCCGAGTCCCTGGGGTCCTTTTACATAAGGGAGCTTCCCGCCCCCTTCAGGCCCACGTCGCCGGGAGGATTCATGAACCCGCCCGGCCTCTATGACAGCGATACCTCGGGCTTTTACTTCATTCCCTCCTATTCCCCCGACTCTCCCAACTTTTACATAAGGGCCGCCATCGAGGAGCCCAGGCCCATCCTGGCCCACGAGGGGATTCCCGGCCATTTTCTCCAGATATCGCGGGCCTACGCACAAGCAAATGAGATAAGGAAGCATCACCACGACGGTGTCTTTGTCGAGGGGTGGGCCCTCTATACCGAGGAGATGCTGATGAGGACAGGGCTTTATGAGCATCACTCGGCAGGCGAGGGTCAGGTGCTCCGCCTGTCGAGGTACAGGGCGGCACGGATAGAGGTCGATGTAAACCTTCACACGGGCACCTGGAGCCTTGATGAGGCCGTAGAGCACTTCGCCGCGGCGGGAGGCCTCGACAGGGAGGCTGCCGAGGGAGAGGCCGCCGGGGCGGCCACGAGGCCTCTGCAGAAAATAACTTACACCACCGGGAAGTACCAGCTCATGGGGCTCCTTGGGCGCTGCCGCGACAAGGATGGCGACACTTTCAGGCTGGGGGAGTTTCACGACAGGCTCCTCTCTTACGGGAGCCTTCCCGTTTCCATCCTGGAATGGATCATGCTTGACAACAGGACCCTCCTTGACAGGGCCCTCGAGAAGCGCACCGAGACGGAAGTCCTCTTCAGGTGCGAGGCATAG
- a CDS encoding D-aminoacylase, translating to MFSLLIRNGTVCDGDGTPPFKADIAVGGDCIEAVGSLGGAAAGVEIDAEGCVVAPGFIDVHSHADLHLLSDGLSLPKLMQGVTTEVVGNCGLSLVPARAADSKALREYLEGVLGNYEVPFIGTSLPEYMDALEEQGTAVNVASLTAHGSLRRKVMGLENAPPSGEHLDAMRAGVEEAMDAGAAGLSTGLAYPPAFYAKTDELTALCKAVARRGGVFSIHIRSEANFLIESIEEALTIARESGVSIEISHLKAYGAHNWHKAEKALMVIEHAREEGVDVSFDSYPYTYGSTILAALLPPGILSDGADLVSLLADSAVRERIKREIMNESPGTENYATALGFDGLWKAILFSGGSSGLNERYEGMPLGDIAEASGESPVDVILKLLQDEGGSAAMLVNGMNQENVDEIARHPLHMWGSDGLYGGKPHPRTYGTFARVLEDFVCRRQVLTLPEAVRHMTSRPAEKFGLKGRGRLSKGYFADIAIFRLDEVRERAAIKEPRLFPEGIEAVIVNGKIAASKGRPTGEKPGRMLRKRG from the coding sequence GTGTTCAGTCTTCTTATCAGAAATGGCACCGTATGCGACGGTGACGGGACGCCTCCCTTTAAGGCCGATATTGCCGTGGGGGGCGATTGCATCGAGGCAGTCGGGAGCCTGGGAGGCGCTGCTGCGGGTGTTGAGATAGACGCCGAAGGCTGCGTCGTGGCGCCGGGATTCATTGATGTGCACTCTCACGCCGATCTTCACCTTCTCTCCGACGGCCTCTCCCTCCCCAAGCTCATGCAGGGAGTGACCACCGAGGTGGTAGGGAACTGCGGTCTTTCCCTCGTGCCTGCCCGCGCCGCCGACTCGAAGGCCCTGAGGGAATATCTCGAGGGTGTCCTGGGAAACTACGAGGTCCCTTTCATCGGCACGTCCCTTCCAGAATACATGGACGCTCTCGAGGAGCAGGGCACGGCAGTAAACGTTGCGTCACTGACAGCCCATGGCTCCCTCAGGAGAAAGGTGATGGGTCTTGAGAATGCACCTCCCTCGGGGGAGCACCTCGATGCGATGCGTGCCGGCGTTGAGGAAGCGATGGATGCAGGAGCTGCGGGGCTCTCCACGGGCCTGGCCTATCCCCCGGCGTTTTACGCGAAGACAGATGAGCTCACGGCGCTTTGCAAGGCTGTAGCCCGCCGCGGCGGCGTCTTCTCCATACATATCAGGAGCGAGGCCAATTTCCTCATCGAGTCGATTGAGGAAGCCCTTACCATCGCAAGAGAGTCAGGCGTGTCCATTGAGATATCCCACCTCAAGGCATACGGCGCCCACAACTGGCACAAGGCCGAGAAAGCCCTCATGGTCATTGAGCATGCCCGTGAGGAGGGAGTGGATGTCTCCTTTGACAGTTACCCCTACACCTATGGAAGCACCATCCTTGCCGCCCTGCTCCCGCCCGGTATTCTGAGCGACGGAGCGGACCTCGTGAGTCTCCTTGCCGACAGCGCCGTGAGGGAACGCATAAAGCGCGAGATCATGAACGAGTCGCCGGGCACGGAGAATTATGCCACTGCGCTGGGCTTTGACGGCCTCTGGAAGGCAATACTGTTTTCCGGCGGGAGCTCCGGTCTCAACGAGCGCTACGAGGGCATGCCTCTGGGTGATATTGCCGAGGCCTCTGGAGAAAGTCCTGTCGATGTCATCCTGAAACTCCTCCAGGACGAGGGAGGATCGGCAGCGATGCTTGTCAATGGCATGAACCAGGAGAATGTTGACGAGATAGCACGTCACCCTCTTCATATGTGGGGAAGTGACGGCCTTTACGGTGGAAAGCCCCACCCGAGAACCTACGGGACCTTTGCCAGGGTCCTTGAGGATTTCGTGTGCCGGAGGCAGGTCCTCACCCTCCCTGAAGCGGTGAGGCATATGACCTCCAGGCCTGCGGAGAAGTTCGGCCTCAAGGGAAGGGGCAGGCTTTCGAAAGGATATTTTGCCGACATTGCCATCTTCCGTCTCGATGAAGTGAGGGAAAGAGCCGCAATAAAGGAGCCCAGGCTTTTCCCCGAGGGCATCGAGGCAGTCATCGTCAACGGAAAGATAGCGGCATCAAAGGGGAGACCGACGGGGGAGAAGCCGGGAAGGATGCTGCGTAAAAGAGGCTAG
- a CDS encoding C45 family peptidase encodes MLTRREFLMKGLGSAVLIPGLIAGGSPLSGAFALAGDPAPSHTPPTETSFACLTTSGKPYDIGLSVGRTFAGEIGMGLERRQKWLIRLRDYAEGPGKKNYETMLGASKEHASQVIEELKGWAWGSGVGFDDLFTVNCNPELDAFMERDTAVPPGGCSTVVVCDEKRLLVVHNEDHNFNYADLMFVMKAAPESGNDFLCLSYPDFMEGNAPAVNRHGIVLTTNYIGSREVKAGIPRYFIHRMVMESKTIDEALNAAQNPLRAFASHHIVASLKEKKAFSIELTPSHAQIREIKGLYIHTNHLILDKMKDLPQFDKYVKLSSIPRYKYLSKTLGAVKDPGDITPELVVKAMSSHEGRPFSVCRHHEGEAEGATVACAVFSSEHHGGDKPYGMKLYKNNPCMGRATDYKLKAQKS; translated from the coding sequence ATGCTCACGAGAAGAGAGTTTTTAATGAAAGGCCTGGGAAGTGCCGTGCTCATCCCGGGGCTCATAGCGGGCGGGTCGCCCCTTTCAGGAGCTTTTGCCCTTGCGGGAGACCCTGCACCCTCCCATACCCCTCCCACCGAAACAAGCTTCGCCTGCCTCACCACTTCGGGAAAACCTTATGATATTGGCCTTTCTGTCGGAAGGACCTTTGCAGGGGAGATAGGAATGGGGCTTGAGCGGAGGCAGAAATGGCTGATAAGGCTCAGAGACTATGCTGAAGGCCCCGGGAAAAAGAACTATGAGACGATGCTCGGAGCCTCGAAGGAGCATGCCTCGCAGGTCATAGAAGAGCTGAAGGGGTGGGCCTGGGGAAGCGGCGTCGGCTTTGACGATCTCTTCACCGTGAACTGCAATCCTGAGCTGGATGCCTTCATGGAGCGGGACACCGCTGTTCCCCCCGGGGGCTGCTCAACGGTGGTGGTCTGCGATGAAAAGCGCCTCCTCGTAGTCCACAACGAAGATCACAACTTCAATTATGCCGACCTGATGTTCGTGATGAAGGCGGCCCCTGAGAGCGGCAATGATTTCCTCTGCCTCTCCTACCCCGATTTCATGGAAGGGAACGCCCCGGCAGTCAACAGGCACGGCATCGTGCTCACGACGAACTACATAGGCTCACGGGAGGTCAAGGCGGGAATTCCCCGCTATTTCATCCACCGCATGGTGATGGAATCAAAGACAATAGATGAAGCCCTCAATGCAGCGCAGAATCCCCTGCGGGCTTTCGCGAGCCATCATATCGTCGCTTCCCTGAAGGAGAAAAAGGCTTTTTCCATTGAGCTCACGCCCTCTCACGCACAGATAAGAGAGATCAAGGGGCTTTATATCCATACCAACCACCTCATCCTTGACAAAATGAAGGATCTCCCCCAGTTTGACAAGTATGTGAAGCTTTCCTCGATACCTCGCTACAAGTACCTTTCGAAGACCCTCGGCGCGGTGAAAGACCCCGGGGACATTACCCCTGAGCTTGTAGTGAAGGCAATGTCCTCCCATGAGGGAAGACCTTTCAGCGTCTGCCGTCATCATGAGGGGGAAGCAGAGGGAGCCACCGTGGCCTGCGCCGTCTTCTCGTCGGAGCACCATGGAGGCGATAAGCCCTACGGGATGAAGCTTTACAAGAACAACCCCTGCATGGGCAGGGCAACAGACTACAAACTCAAGGCGCAGAAAAGCTGA